The DNA segment TATGATAACGGCACCATCGTGCAAAGGGGAACCGGGATAAAAAATAGTTTGTAATAACTCCTTTGAAAATTTCGCCTTAACTTCAACACCCCTTTCAATAATATCTCCCAAAGGCATCTTCTTTTCAATGACTACCAGGGCTCCAATCCTTTTTCTGGCCATTTGCACGAGGGCCAGAACTAATTCGTCCAAGACTTCGCTCTCCAGCTTGGATCTTCGCCACAGACGGCCTGCTCCCATGGCTGCCAGGGCCTTGCGGATATCTCTCTGAAAAAGAATAATAACTACCAAAAATATAGAGCCAAGAAAATTAGCCAGAAGCCAGTGCAAAGTATAAAGTCCCAGCTCTCCTGCTAGATAATAAGCAATCAGGATAAGGAGCAAACCATAAATAACAGAAACGGCCCGTGTACCTTTAACCAGGAGGATAAGGCGATAAAACAGATAGGCTACGATGATGATATCAATTATATCCCGCCAGGAAATCTGTATATCGCCAAGGCTTAATTGAAGCATTTTTTAAATCGAAGAAACAATTTTTAAGGTATCTGCTGTTAGTTTAACTTCATGAACACGATGAATTTTCACCCCTTTGTGAGCCATAAGAGCCGTACCAACCTGCGTGGCCACAAAACGCTCCTCAGGCCTTAAGCCCAAAAGTTTTTCCCACAATGACTTATTGGACAGGCCAATATATATAGGCCTGTCAAGATAAAAAAATTCTTGAATCCGTCTTAAAATGTCCAGGTTATGCTCAAGAAGTTTACCAAAACCAATGCCCGGATCCAGAACGATATTCTCTTCAGGTAGACCAGCCTTAACCAGTTTCCCAAGATATTTTTCAAAAAAAGATTTAATCTCATCAACAAC comes from the Desulfovulcanus ferrireducens genome and includes:
- the cdaA gene encoding diadenylate cyclase CdaA; translation: MLQLSLGDIQISWRDIIDIIIVAYLFYRLILLVKGTRAVSVIYGLLLILIAYYLAGELGLYTLHWLLANFLGSIFLVVIILFQRDIRKALAAMGAGRLWRRSKLESEVLDELVLALVQMARKRIGALVVIEKKMPLGDIIERGVEVKAKFSKELLQTIFYPGSPLHDGAVIIRGNTIEAAACILPLAVGVTHRSDWGTRHRAAMGITEDSDAIAVVISEERGSISVAIGGKLTSSLDEIRLRRVLAAAWEK